In Syntrophotaleaceae bacterium, the DNA window CGGGAAAACCGAAGGGACCAAAATAAAAATCGACAAATCGGTCGGGGATGTCCGGGTGGACGATTTCGATGCCCTGCTCATTCCCGGGGGGTATTCTCCTGACCAGCTCAGAGTTGACGAAAAGGCGGTGCAGTTTGCTGCCGAATTTGTCCGCAGCGACAAACCGGTCTTCGCCATCTGCCACGCCGGCCAGCTGCTCGTCACCGCCCAGGTGTTGGAGGGGCGGAAGTTCACCGGCTACAAGTCGATTATCCAGGACATCAAGAACGCCGGGGCGGACTTCGTCGACCAGGAAGTGGTGGTGGACCGCAACTTGGTCAGCAGCCGCAACCCGGGGGATATCCCGTCGTTCATCGTTGAAACGTTGAAGAAGTTGTAAGGTTGGCAAAGAAAAAGAGGGCGGCCTGAAAACCGCCCTCACTCATCACTCCTCACTCGGATCAACTCGACATCACCCTCCCCCCGTTCGGATGCAGCATCTGCCCGGTCATGTAGGAGGAGTCGTTGGAGGCCAGGAAGATATAGCTGGGAGCCAGCTCGTCCGGCTGGCCGGCCCGGCCCATGGGCGTGTTGGCGCCGAATTTTTCCACCTGGTCCTCTTCGAAAGTTGCCGGAATGAGCGGCGTCCAGATGGGACCGGGCGCCACGGCGTTGACCCGAATGCCTTTCGGTGCCAGGTTCAGGGCCAGGGAGCGGGTCAGGGAGACGATCGCTCCGTTGGAAGCCGAATAATCGATCAGTATCGGCATCCCCTTGTAGGCTGTGACCGAGGCGGTATTGATGATGGCGCTGCCCTCCTGCATATGCGGCAGGGCGTGCCGGATCAGGTGGAACATGGCGAAAACATTGACCCGGAAGGTCCTTTCCAGTTGATCCGGTGAGATGTCGGTGATCGATTTCTGCGGAAACTGGACCCCGGCATGATTGACCACTATGTCCAGCTTGCCGAATTTTTCCAGGGTCTTCTCTACCACCTGTCGACAGAACTCATCGGAGGCGAGATCGCCGGCAATAGTCAGGCAGCGCCGCTGCTCGGCTTTCACCAGCCGTTTCGATTCCTCTGCATCCTCATGCTCCTCCAGATAGACGATGGCGACGTCGGCGCCTTCCTTGGCGAAACCGATGGCGACCGCCCTGCCGATCCCGCTGTCTCCCCCGGTGACGATGGCCACCTTGTCCTTCAGCTTCCCGCTTCCCTTGTAATCTTCCATGTTGCTGAGGGGATGCGGCTCCATTTCCTCGCGACGCCCCGGCTGCCGTTCCTGGTGCTGAGGTGGGAATTGCTGGTTCTGATCGCCCATAATTTTTCCTCCCTCGGAAAGAAGTTGTCTTCTTTGAAGATGGGTTCTTTGGTTAAGCATGGAGATCATGACGATTATTTGAATATCACCAATATTTATAAATACAAGAAAGTATAAAATCAGCGATCAAATTTCGATATTTGATGAATAGATCGATAATGAGAACCATCAACAGTTAATGAAAATCATGGTTTTAATTGTAATATTATCAAGAAATTGACAATATTCTTTTTACCTATACCATTTATAAACTTTGTCGAATCCGGGGGCAGGAAGGAGGCATAGATGGATCAGAAAAAGATGCAGAAGGAGATTGAAGATCTTATTCAGCTTGACATTGATGCAATTCATTCCTACGAACAAACTATAGAAAAGATAGAGATTATCGAGGTAAGGAGGCAGTTGCTTTCATTCAAGCAGGAGCATGAGAGACATGTTCGTGATCTGTCTCCAAAATTGGCCGCACTTGGCGGAAAAGTCCCCCGTTCTCCCGATCTGAAGGGCTACCTGATCGAGGGGTTTACTTCCCTTCGCAGCAGCACCGGAACGAAGGGGGCACTCAAAGCCATGCAATCCAATGAAAAACTGACCAACCGCAAGTATGAAGAAGCCGTGAAGAAAGATTTTCCCGCTGATATCAGGGGCATTATCGAAAACAACCGGCTTGAGGAGGCGAAACACCTCCGGTACATCGAGGAGGCTCTTTCACAGAAGATGTGGGAAACCAAACAGCCGACAAGGAGGACAGATATGCACGATCAACTGTTCAATACGCTTAAAACTGATCATGAGGAAGTCAAGAAGATCTTTACCCGAATCCAGGAAACGGAGAGCGGCTCGGAGCGCAAGAATCTGGTGGAAACCCTGCGCAAGGAGATTTTGCCCCACATGATCGGGGAGGAAAAGATCATTTATGCATCCCTTAAAGAACAGAAGGACGCCTGGTCCGATGCTCTCGAAAGCATCGAGGAGCACCATGCCGCCCAGATCGTACTGCAGGAACTGGTTCATCTCTCCCCTGACGACGAGCACTTTCGGGCCAAGGCCTCAGTGTTGAAGGAGATGGTCGAGCATCACATCAAGGAGGAAGAGGAAACAATTTTCGAGGATCTGCGGCAGGTTCTGAGCGACAAGCGGGCCAAGGAGATACTGGACGGTTTCAACCGGGAGAAGGAGATGGCAAAGTCCAACTATCCCGATATCCCCTTTGTGACCATGCAGCCGCCGGGGGTCAGGGCGTAAGGCTCGTTCGGGTGATATAAAGGCCGATCCTCTGCCGATCGGCCTTTACTCCTCACCCCTCACCCCTGTTTATGGCCCCAGATCGATCCCCCTTCTTTCGAGGAGAGTTCCCTCGGCGAGAAACAGGTTCACCAGGGCGATGCGGTGGTTGACGATGGCTTCGACTTCGGCGATCTGGCTGACCAGCAGGTCTCTCTGGGCTTGGGAGACCAGCAGGGTGGTGCTGGTGCCGACTTCGAAGCGCTCCTGTTCGGCGGCCAGTGTTTGTTCCTGGAGGTCCCTGGTTGCAGCGGATGCTGCGATCTGCTGGCGGGTTCTCTCCAGGTCGTTTGCGGCCAGGTGCACATCCAGCAGCACCAGCTGACGCAGGTTGGCCAGGGCCTCCTCCGCCTGGCGCAGGGTCGTTCGGGCGGCCAAATCCCGTGCTTCGGCCACGGTGTTGCCGAGGGCCCGGCTCAGACGGATTCCTGCGACCAGGTCGTAGTTGTCGCCGTCCAGCTCGCGGAAGGCGTCGTCGAAAGTATCGGCGTAGCCGGTTTTGCCCAGGGTGACGAAAAAATCGAGCCGAGGCAGCAGGCCGTTGCGGGTGACCACGGTTTCCAGCCGCCGCTGCTGCATCCGCATCCTGGCTTCGTTGAGTTCCGGGCGCATCTTTTCAGCCAGCTGCAGGCGTTCCGGCAGTTCCTTGACCGGCTCTGTGCGCATGCGAGGCTGGCTGGTGGCGTTGATCCTTTGATTGAAGCTGTCAGCTGGGCTCAAAAGCCGCAACAGGCGCAGGCGGCGTTCCTCGAGCAGACTGCGGGCGGCGATCAGGGCCTGTTCCCGGCGTGCCACTTCGGCCCGGGCGGCGGCCGCTTCCACCTCCGGCAGCAGTCCGACCTCGATGCGCAGTTCCGTTTCGTTTCGCTGTTCGCGGGCCACCTCCAGGGAGCTTTCGAAAATCGCGATCTGTTCCTGGGCCAGCACGAAGTTCCAGTAGGCGATTTCCGCCTCCGCCAGCAGCGTTTCGACGAACCCGCGCAGTTCATATCGGCTGGCGACGGTGCCGAGTTCGGCCTGGCGAACGGCGGCCAGGTTGACGGCCGGGCCGAACCCCTGCAGCAGAGCCTGGGTAACGGTCAGCCCGAGTCGAGCGACCTGCTGTTCCGGTGCACGGTTGGAAATGCTGCGGGACTGATCGACCGTAAGGTCGACGGAGGTTCCCGTGGGGAGAAACTGACTGACACCGGCGGCTATGGCGCTGTCGCTGCCATCCACCTCGAATTGGGTGCCGGTGGATCGTGCGGTTTCGGTTGCCTTTTCCTCGGCGTACTCGGCCTGGACAAACAGTTCGGGGTCGAAGGCTCCCCTTTCGAGCTTCTCGAAGGCTCCGGCGATGACCGGGTTGAGGCGCTGCACCCGGAGGTCGCGGTTGTTCTGCAGAACCAGCAGGGCGACCTCCTCCACGGAGAGATCGAGAACCTTTTGGGAAGCGGTATCAGTTTCAGATTGCCCAAAGCCGGCAGCTGGCCCGAGGAGCAGCACATGCAGGAGCAGGAATGGAATCAGGATCGACTTGGGACAGATAACCTTCACTTTCCGGCTCCTTTCGATTCGGCATGGAACAGGCTGTAGACCGCCGGAATCAGCACCAGAGTGATCAGAGTGGAGCCGGTGAGGCCTCCGACCACGGCCCGGGCCAGCGGGGCCTGGGCGTCGGCGCCTTCCCCGATACCCAGTGCGAGGGGCATCAGGGCCAAAATGGTGGTCAGACTGGTCATCAGGATGGGCCGCAATCGGCGCCGGCCTGCCTCGGCCACGGCGTGGTTCACGCTCATGCCCTGGCGGGAGAGCTGGCCGGCCTGGTCGACCAGCAAAATCGCGTTGTTGACCACGATGCCCCCCAGCATGATGCAGCCGATGTAGGACTGCAGGTTGAGGGTGGTCCCGGTGAGAAACAGGATCAGCAGCACGCCCACCGCGGCCACCGGCACCGAGAGCATGACCACCAGCGGGTTGCGCAGGGACTCGTACTGGCAGGCCAGCACCATGTAGACCAGCAGCAGGGCCAGCAGCAGGGAGATGATCAGTTCACGGAAGGCTTCCTGCTGCTCCTCGAATTTCCCGGCGATGGTCAGGTCGTAACCGACCGGACGGGGAATGAGTTCGAGGCGCTCCTGGATGTCCTGCGCCACCGACCCCAGATCGCGACCGGCGACATTGGCCTGGATCGCCAATAAACGCTGCTGGTCCTTTCGTTCGATAAAAGTCGGTCCTCGGCTCATATCCGAAGTGACAAGATTGCGCAGAGCCACCTGCTCCCCGTCAGCCGTGGTCAGGGTGAGGTCGAGTATTTCCTCGATGGAGCGCTTCTCGGCATCGGCCAACTGAACGAAGATCCGATAGGAATTCCCCTCGGCGCGGAATTCACCGGCCCTGGAGCCGGCTACTGCCGTTTCCAGGGCCCGGGTGACATCCCGGACGCTCAAACCGACATCCGCAATTTTGTCCCGGTTGACCCGGATCTCCTGTTGCGGGGTTCCCGCCTTTTTGCTGGCGGACAGATCGGTGACCCCCGGCACATCGAGAATAGACTGTTCCACCCGTGCCGCCAGAGTATCGAGGGTGGCAAAATCGAAGCCGCGGATCTCGATGGTGACAGCTTCTTCTCCTCCCAGCAGCCTGTCCAAAAGAAACTGTCCCTGAGGCGCTCTGACACGCACGGTCATGCCGGGAACCCTGCCCTCCAGCAAGCGGCGCAGCTCCTGAGCGATCTGCTCATTGGAGCGGGTCCGCCGGGTGGCCGGCATCAGCGCGATATTCAGATGACCCTCCGCGGCGCCGCTGTTGGACATGCCGGAGGTTACCGCACTGGCCACGTAGGAGATCGTCTCCGGTACCTCCGGGGTGACGATCTGCTCCAACCGCCTGGTCTGCTGGTCGACAAGGTCGAGCCGGGTGCCGGTTTCCATCTCCCCGGTTATCCGCACCTCCCCTTCGTCGCTGGGCGGAAGAAATTCGGTCCCGATGCCCGGCAACAGCAGCAGGCTGACGGCGAGCAGCGACACGGCAATCAGAATCGTACGCCAGCGGTGCTGCAGGACGAAATGCAGCAGATTGCTGTAGCTGTTGTCGAACCGGCCGAAGACGGTATTTGCGCGCTCGGCCAGGGCTTGGCTCCATTGATTCCGTCCGGTTGCCGGCCTTTGCGCCCTGGCCAGCAGCCGGGAGGCGAGCATCGGCACAAGGCTGAGGGACACCAGCAGTGAGCAGACCAGGGAAAAGATGATCACATAGGCCAGTTCCTTGAACAGGACTCCGGCCACACCTCGAATAAAAATCATCGGCAGGAAAATGACCAGGGTGGTCAGGGTGCTGGCTACGATCGCCGGGCCGACTTCCCGCGCCCCTTCCACCGCTGCCTCCGCCGTCTCCTCCCTGTTTTCCTTGCGTCGGCGGAAAATATTCTCCAGCACGACGATGGAACTGTCCACCATCATTCCGACCCCCAGCGCCAGTCCTCCCAAAGTCATCAGGTTGAGGGTGAAGCCTCCGAAATAGATCAGGACGAAAGTGGCGATGATCGAGATCGGGATGGCCAGGGAGATGACCAGGGTGCTGCGGATGTCGCGCAGGAAGAAGAGCAGCACGATGATCGCCAGGCCGCCGCCGTAAAGCACCGACTGGGCCACGTTGGCGATGGAGCGTTCGATGAAGTTGCCCTGGTTGATGACCGGAACGATGCGGATCTGCGGGAAGGCTTTGTTGACCTCTTCGATCTCTTTGAGAACCCGCCGGGACACCTCCACCGTGTTGGCGTCGGCCTGTTTGCGGATCGCCACCCTCAGCCCCCGCTCCCCGTTGACCCGGACCAGGCGCCGCAGTTTCTCGTAGGTGTCCCGGACCTGAGCCACCTGCCCAAGGGTGACGACTGCGCCTCCCTGACGGTAGATTACGGTGTTGCGGATCTGGTCAAGCTGGGTGAATTCGGCAGGAGCCCGCAGGGTGACCTCGTATTGTCCCTGCTCGATCCGTCCCGCGGGCAGGTCGAGATTGGCATCCCGGATCGCCTGCAGCACCAGGTCCAAGGCCAGTCCCAGGGCTTTCAGCCGGTTGGGATCGATCTCTATCCGCACCTCGCGCTTGAATTCCCCCCAGAGGTCCACCTGGGCCACGCCGGGCAGCCGTGAGAAACGGTAGCGGACCTGGTCCTCGATCAGCTGGGTCAGTTCCACCGGATCGAGGCTGCTGGAAATCCCCAACAGCACCACCGGAAAGCTCGAAACGTCGAATTTGCTGATTCGCGGCCGGATGATGTCCTCGGGGAGCTCGTTGATTTCGTCCTCGAGCCGTGCCTGCACGTCCAGGGCGGCGGTGTCGATGTCGGTTCCCCAGACGAACGTGACAGTGACCCGGCTGGAACCTTCCGAAGATCGGGAGGCGAGCTCTTCCACTCCGGGTACGGTGGCGACGATCTCCTCGACGATGCGGGTCACGAGGCGTTCCATGACTTCCGGGCTCGCGCCCTCATATTCGGTGGTAATGGACAGGGTGGGGAGCTCGATCTGGGGCAGCAGATCGGTTTTCAGACGGCTCAGGGAAATGCCGCCAAGAACGATCACGATCAGGGTGACCATGGTCGTGAAAACCGGCCTGCTGACACTGAATCGCGGCAAATTCATCGACGTTTCTCCCCCCGCCGGCCGGCCGCTTCTTTACCGGTGGGAATAATCACCGGTGAACCGTCCTCCACCAGCTGCTGGCCCAGGGTGACGACCTGCCCGGAAAGTTCGGGGTCCAGAATCTGCACCCGCCCCTCCTCGCGAATACCGGTCCGCACTTCCCGCCAATGTACCGTTCGGCTGTCCTCTGCGACCAGAAAGATTCCGGTCCGGTCCCTTCGGCTGGTCAGTGCCTGATCGGGAACAATGACGGCATCAGCCGCCCGGTCGAGAACGATGGTGGCCCGGATGAACATGCCCGGTTTCAGCTGCCGCTCGGGATTTGCAACGGACAGCTCGACCCTGGCCTGTCGCGTGGCTTCCCGGAAAACCGGTGCGATGCGCTCGATGCGGGCTTTGAAGGTTTGACCGGGATATGCGTCGGTAGTCAGGGTAACGGCTTGACCAGTCCGCAGCTGGCCGTAATCCTTTTCCGAAACGAAGATGACTCCGGTGAGCGGATCGAGTTCCACGATTCGCAGCAGGGAGGTATTGGCCGAAACGGTCTGCCCCTCGTTAACGAAACGTTCGGCAACGACCCGGGTGCCGCTGCCGTCGTTCCAGTCAGCCGTTATCTTGGTATAGCCGAGACGGATCCTGGCTGTTTCCAGGGCGGCTCTGGCCCGTGTCACTCCTGCCCGGGCCACCTCGAGCTGGGCCTGCTTCGCCAGCTTGTTGGCCCTGGCCGTATCAAGATCCGCCTCGGAGGCCACTCCCCGCTGGCGCAGGCGGGTGGCGCGATCCAGGTCGCGGTCTGCAATTTCCAGC includes these proteins:
- a CDS encoding type 1 glutamine amidotransferase domain-containing protein, with protein sequence MGKKIAAIVAEMFEDSEYNKPVDAYRQKGHEVVNIGLEAGETVTGKTEGTKIKIDKSVGDVRVDDFDALLIPGGYSPDQLRVDEKAVQFAAEFVRSDKPVFAICHAGQLLVTAQVLEGRKFTGYKSIIQDIKNAGADFVDQEVVVDRNLVSSRNPGDIPSFIVETLKKL
- a CDS encoding efflux RND transporter permease subunit; this translates as MNLPRFSVSRPVFTTMVTLIVIVLGGISLSRLKTDLLPQIELPTLSITTEYEGASPEVMERLVTRIVEEIVATVPGVEELASRSSEGSSRVTVTFVWGTDIDTAALDVQARLEDEINELPEDIIRPRISKFDVSSFPVVLLGISSSLDPVELTQLIEDQVRYRFSRLPGVAQVDLWGEFKREVRIEIDPNRLKALGLALDLVLQAIRDANLDLPAGRIEQGQYEVTLRAPAEFTQLDQIRNTVIYRQGGAVVTLGQVAQVRDTYEKLRRLVRVNGERGLRVAIRKQADANTVEVSRRVLKEIEEVNKAFPQIRIVPVINQGNFIERSIANVAQSVLYGGGLAIIVLLFFLRDIRSTLVISLAIPISIIATFVLIYFGGFTLNLMTLGGLALGVGMMVDSSIVVLENIFRRRKENREETAEAAVEGAREVGPAIVASTLTTLVIFLPMIFIRGVAGVLFKELAYVIIFSLVCSLLVSLSLVPMLASRLLARAQRPATGRNQWSQALAERANTVFGRFDNSYSNLLHFVLQHRWRTILIAVSLLAVSLLLLPGIGTEFLPPSDEGEVRITGEMETGTRLDLVDQQTRRLEQIVTPEVPETISYVASAVTSGMSNSGAAEGHLNIALMPATRRTRSNEQIAQELRRLLEGRVPGMTVRVRAPQGQFLLDRLLGGEEAVTIEIRGFDFATLDTLAARVEQSILDVPGVTDLSASKKAGTPQQEIRVNRDKIADVGLSVRDVTRALETAVAGSRAGEFRAEGNSYRIFVQLADAEKRSIEEILDLTLTTADGEQVALRNLVTSDMSRGPTFIERKDQQRLLAIQANVAGRDLGSVAQDIQERLELIPRPVGYDLTIAGKFEEQQEAFRELIISLLLALLLVYMVLACQYESLRNPLVVMLSVPVAAVGVLLILFLTGTTLNLQSYIGCIMLGGIVVNNAILLVDQAGQLSRQGMSVNHAVAEAGRRRLRPILMTSLTTILALMPLALGIGEGADAQAPLARAVVGGLTGSTLITLVLIPAVYSLFHAESKGAGK
- a CDS encoding TolC family protein, yielding MKVICPKSILIPFLLLHVLLLGPAAGFGQSETDTASQKVLDLSVEEVALLVLQNNRDLRVQRLNPVIAGAFEKLERGAFDPELFVQAEYAEEKATETARSTGTQFEVDGSDSAIAAGVSQFLPTGTSVDLTVDQSRSISNRAPEQQVARLGLTVTQALLQGFGPAVNLAAVRQAELGTVASRYELRGFVETLLAEAEIAYWNFVLAQEQIAIFESSLEVAREQRNETELRIEVGLLPEVEAAAARAEVARREQALIAARSLLEERRLRLLRLLSPADSFNQRINATSQPRMRTEPVKELPERLQLAEKMRPELNEARMRMQQRRLETVVTRNGLLPRLDFFVTLGKTGYADTFDDAFRELDGDNYDLVAGIRLSRALGNTVAEARDLAARTTLRQAEEALANLRQLVLLDVHLAANDLERTRQQIAASAATRDLQEQTLAAEQERFEVGTSTTLLVSQAQRDLLVSQIAEVEAIVNHRIALVNLFLAEGTLLERRGIDLGP
- a CDS encoding efflux RND transporter periplasmic adaptor subunit — encoded protein: MNLRLLKKSVLMVLLILGVLAGWLFFRPDSAKRESLSKPSDQPIPVEVVDIVRGPMELRRTFSGALEAPSEFVVAPKVSGRVERLKVNLADQVSRGQVVAEMDNDEYVQEVAQARAELAVAEANRAEARSALEIADRDLDRATRLRQRGVASEADLDTARANKLAKQAQLEVARAGVTRARAALETARIRLGYTKITADWNDGSGTRVVAERFVNEGQTVSANTSLLRIVELDPLTGVIFVSEKDYGQLRTGQAVTLTTDAYPGQTFKARIERIAPVFREATRQARVELSVANPERQLKPGMFIRATIVLDRAADAVIVPDQALTSRRDRTGIFLVAEDSRTVHWREVRTGIREEGRVQILDPELSGQVVTLGQQLVEDGSPVIIPTGKEAAGRRGEKRR
- a CDS encoding SDR family oxidoreductase; this translates as MGDQNQQFPPQHQERQPGRREEMEPHPLSNMEDYKGSGKLKDKVAIVTGGDSGIGRAVAIGFAKEGADVAIVYLEEHEDAEESKRLVKAEQRRCLTIAGDLASDEFCRQVVEKTLEKFGKLDIVVNHAGVQFPQKSITDISPDQLERTFRVNVFAMFHLIRHALPHMQEGSAIINTASVTAYKGMPILIDYSASNGAIVSLTRSLALNLAPKGIRVNAVAPGPIWTPLIPATFEEDQVEKFGANTPMGRAGQPDELAPSYIFLASNDSSYMTGQMLHPNGGRVMSS
- a CDS encoding DUF2383 domain-containing protein; the protein is MDQKKMQKEIEDLIQLDIDAIHSYEQTIEKIEIIEVRRQLLSFKQEHERHVRDLSPKLAALGGKVPRSPDLKGYLIEGFTSLRSSTGTKGALKAMQSNEKLTNRKYEEAVKKDFPADIRGIIENNRLEEAKHLRYIEEALSQKMWETKQPTRRTDMHDQLFNTLKTDHEEVKKIFTRIQETESGSERKNLVETLRKEILPHMIGEEKIIYASLKEQKDAWSDALESIEEHHAAQIVLQELVHLSPDDEHFRAKASVLKEMVEHHIKEEEETIFEDLRQVLSDKRAKEILDGFNREKEMAKSNYPDIPFVTMQPPGVRA